From the genome of Thiovibrio frasassiensis:
GATGTTCTCGACCCGGCCTTGATGCGGCCGGGCAGGTTCGATCGCCAGGTCACCATCATGCCTCCCGATGTCAAAGGGCGGCGTAAGATTTTAGAAGTCCATTCCCGCCACGTCCTCATGGACCCGGACGTTGACCTGCAGGTTGTGGCCCAGTCCACCCCGGGCTTTACCGGGGCAGAGCTTGCCAATCTCATCAATGAATCCGCCCTGATGGCGGCGCGCAAGGGCAAGGCGGGCATCCAGCTCAGCGATATCGAGGATGCCAAGGATAAGATCCTCATGGGCGCCGAACGAACCGGGCTGGTGATCAGCGAGCAGCAGCGTAAGGTTACAGCCTACCACGAAGCCGGGCATGCGATCATCGCCAAGGTGTTGCCCAACACCGATCCGGTGCATAAGATTACCATCATCCCCAGGGGGCAGGCCATGGGCGTGATGCAACAGGTGCCCATCGATGACCGCCACGCCTATTCCAAGGAATATCTGACCAACCGGATCACCATCCTGCTCGGCGGCAGAACGGCTGAGGAAATCATTTTCAACGAATTCTCCACCGGGGCCAGCAACGATTTGCAGGCGGCCACGGATATCGCCACCCGCATGGTCTGTGAGTTTGGCATGAGCGAACGGCTTGGGCCGCGGGCCTTTGTTACTCCGGATCAAGGGTTTCTCGGCAACGGTTCGCGGCAGCGTCCATACAGCGAAGAGATTGCCCGAACGATTGACGAGGAGGTCAACCGGATCATCGCCGAGTGCTACCAGGAAGCGATTATCGTCCTCGAAGGGCGAATCACCTTTTTGCATAAGCTGGCCGAGGTCCTTCTCCTCAATGAGACCATTGATGCGGAAGAGGTTGATATCATCGTGACCTGTCCGAAGTTGACCGAAGAAAATAAAGTGAAGACCGGGCTATCCGGTTGACCTTGTCCGCCATTTCTTGGTCACTGTCGCATGCAACACATGTGATGCTACACATCTGTTGCATGCGACACTTTTTACGCCGCATCACACACCCCCAGCCACACAATAAAAAGCAGGGCGGTCTATTTTTTTCTCATCCAAGGAAGAAGCTTTCCTCTTCCACAATCAGCCAATAATCCTGTTTCATCCGCTTCGCCCGTTTTAATCGTGAACAGTACCCTGTTTTTGCCGCGGGAAATGAAGCCTGGTTTTCGCTTTTACAAGGTGGCGGCCTCCGTTCATGCAGGTTGAGGAAACCCATGGCACAGGATGTGCTTAAGCAGAAGCTGGAATACCCGGAAGTCTGCCTGGGAAAGGTTTGTCAACTCGGCCTTGGCAAAGGGATTCCTCCTGTCGAACAGATAATGCAAACGAAGTTTGTTCTTTACGAGATTACTTTTTCAGAAGGAGACCAACATGGGAGGAAGAAAGAAGACACTCTTGGGCATGGCCGCGCTAATGCTCCTGACCGCGCCGCTTGCCGCGCAGAGCTGGGCCGCAGATGGCCCGGGCACGGTGGAACTTGGCACTCTGGCACACCATTATTCCCCAGTGACCTTTGACCATGCCATGCATACCACGGTGGCAGCCAGCTGCGCAGAGTGCCATCACCACACAACCGGGGCTGCCCCCACCGATCCAAGCTGTGCTCGCTGTCATGAAGCCGGGGCAAAAGCGAAAAGCGTAGCCTGCAAAGACTGCCATTCCGACTCGCGGTTCTCCGCGGAAGACCTGGCGAAGATCGAGGGAAATCCGCAGCGCTATCATAAGGGCAAGCCCGGTCTCAAAGGGGCTTATCATCAGAAATGCCTTGGCTGTCACACCAGCATGGGCGGACCGACCGGTTGCCAGGATTGCCACACCAGAAACGATAAGGGAGACGCCTTTTTCAATTCGGGCAAATATGCCCCGGCCCCAACCGCTGGTGGCGGACATGGCGGCGGGCATTGATTGAAAGTCACAGAGGCTTGGAGCTTGGGCTGAAACGATATCAGAGGAATACACTATGAAAAAGTTAAACCGCAGAAGTTTCTTGAAAGGCGGACTGGCCGGTGGCGCTGCCATCGCCGCCGTCGGAACAAGCAAACAGGCCGTGGCCGGGACGCATAATTTTGGCGGCTACCCGGACAGCATGGGGGTGCTTGTTGATCTTACCAAATGTGTCGGCTGCCGGACCTGTGAGGCCGCCTGCAACAAAGAGCAGGCGTTGCCGACGCCGGACAAACCCTTTGACGATCCTTCCGTATTTGAAGAGAGGCGCGAGGGTGGGTTGCCGAGAAGGACAACGGAAAAGGCCTATACCGTAGTGCAGAAGTATGATGTTCCGGGTCGGGAACACCCGCTGTTTCGTAAGGTGCAATGCAACCACTGCAATGAACCCGCCTGCCTGACCTCCTGTTTTGTGAATGCTTACAAAAAGACGCCGGAAGGCGCGGTTATTTATGATAAAACCGTCTGCGTTGGCTGCCGGACCTGCATGATCGCCTGTCCTTTCTATATCCCGGCCTACAGCTATTCCAGTGCCATCAATCCGGTGGTGAAAAAATGCATCATGTGCTACGACACCCGCCTGAAATTCGGCCGACCTCCGGCCTGTGTCGAAGCGTGTCCCCAGGAAGTAATGACCTTCGGCAAGCGCAAGGATCTCCTCAAGCTGGCCCATCAGCGGATCAGTGAGAAGCCGGACAAATACGTGGATCAGGTCTATGGCGAAAACGAGGTCGGCGGCACGGCCTGGCTGTATATGTCCGATGTACCCTTCGACAAGATCGGCTATGACAACCATCTCGGGACCCAGCCGATCATCAGTTACGTCAAGGAGTTCCTGGCGATGGTGCCGATGGTGCTGACCATCTGGCCCGCGCTCTTCACCGGCTTTCATTTGCTGAGCAACCGGAAAGACGCCCTGAAAAACGACGATAATAAAAGCTGAGGAGAGGTGGAAGACGATGAATAGCTTAAAATCACAAGGGTTCGCCCCTGTTGTCTCCGATCTCAAGAAAGATGGGAGTACATGGACCGTAAAAGAGAAGATTATGCTGGGGCTCAGCCCCAAAGAGTACTGGGCTGTGCAGCTCCGCAACCCGTTTAATTGGCTGCTCTGGGCCATTTATGCCATCGGGCTGCCGATCCTCGTGGGTCGGTTTATCTTTGGCCTGGGCTGGGTCACCCATTCCTCCTATGACTATCCCTGGGGGCTGTTTCTCGGCTGGGGCTTGTTCGTCATGGTGCCGCTCTCCGCTTCCGGCTTCATGATGGGAACCACGGTGGAGCTTTTCGGGCGCAAGGATTTCAAGCCCATCGAGCGGCTCGGCCTGTTGAACGGCCTTCTGGGCTATACGTTTGCGGTCATGTTTCTCCAGGTGGATCTTGGCCAGCCCTGGCGTCTGATCTACCCCATGTTCGTCTCCTTGGGACCTGCGGCAGTGCTGTTTCTCGTGGCCTGGCATGTGGCCACCTATCTTTCCTGTCAGGTGGCGGAGCTCGTTCCCGCCTTTTCCGAGTGGATGGGTTTCCCCAAAGCCAAGAAGTTTATCAAAAGCATCGTCCTCGGTTTGACTGTAGCCGGGATTATCCTTTCCACCCTGCATCAGGGGGCGCTAGGGGCGTTGTTTACCTATGCCCCGGGCAAGGTGCATCCGCTCTGGTATTCTTCACCCTTTCAATGGCTCCATTTCTTTGTGTCAGCGGTCTTTGCCGGATTGTCCATGCTCATTGTGGTCAGCACCCTGACCAAATGGTTCATGCGCTGGCGGTGTGATGAAAATTACCTGAACAACCTGAGCAAATTGACCCTGGGTCTTGCCAAGGGCGCTTCCCTTGCCTTGATCACCTATCTGGTTATCAAGATCATCGGTATTGCCCATGACAATAACTGGGCGTATCTGCTCACCGGTTGGGGTGCCTGGTTCATGTTCGAGATGGTGGTGGGGGTCATTCTGCCGTTGATTTTCTACACCATGGCCGTGCGCAACAGCAACGCCTCCTTGGCCCGTTTCGCCGCTTTTATGGCGGTTTTCGGCCTGGCCCTGAACCGTTTGAATACGGCGCTTATCTCCTTCAACTGGCAATTGTATCAGGAGCTTCCCCATTGGCGGGAAGTGGTAATCGTGGTCACCGTGTATGCCACCTATATCGTGGTCTATCGGGCGGTTCTGGCCAGGATGCCGATCCTCTATACCTGGAAGGAAAAGAAGTAACGCTGCGGTAGCATTGATGGCAAATGGCAGGGCCGGATTTCCGGCCCTGCTGCAACTTCATGGCTGACTGAAATGGCATTTCCGCTGAAGAAAACGATTCCTGCCACCGCAGTCTCGGTCGCGGTGATTCTTGTGGCCCTGCTCTGCCTGGGGATCAGGCAGTATCAACTGTACCGCAATTATGCCGAGGTCAGCCGACAAACCGAAAAACTCGTCTTTCAGTTCGCCGTCATCCGGGAACATGTGACCGAAAACCTGCTGGAAGGGCAGTATGGTGGCTTGGCCTCGGTGGGTGCGGAACTGGAGGAACTCAATCTCAATCTGGCAACCGTTATCGGGAACCGGTTCATAGACGATCATTACAAACTCACTTTGGCCAATGCCATTGACCTGCCCGGCCTAGTCCTGCTGGTGCGCAAGATCAGCGGCGGCCCAGCCAAGCCGGAATACCTGCGGCAACTCAATACGGAAATCCGCACCCTGGGAGAGCGGCTCATGCTCTTCGATCGGGTGCTGGTCGAGCATGGCAAACGCGAACTGATCAGCTTTCAGAATGTGGTGATCGGGGCTCTGGCCATGGTGGTCAGCCTGATCATCGTGCTGCTGCTTTTTTTTCAACGGCGCTTGATTGCGCCACTG
Proteins encoded in this window:
- the nrfD gene encoding NrfD/PsrC family molybdoenzyme membrane anchor subunit encodes the protein MNSLKSQGFAPVVSDLKKDGSTWTVKEKIMLGLSPKEYWAVQLRNPFNWLLWAIYAIGLPILVGRFIFGLGWVTHSSYDYPWGLFLGWGLFVMVPLSASGFMMGTTVELFGRKDFKPIERLGLLNGLLGYTFAVMFLQVDLGQPWRLIYPMFVSLGPAAVLFLVAWHVATYLSCQVAELVPAFSEWMGFPKAKKFIKSIVLGLTVAGIILSTLHQGALGALFTYAPGKVHPLWYSSPFQWLHFFVSAVFAGLSMLIVVSTLTKWFMRWRCDENYLNNLSKLTLGLAKGASLALITYLVIKIIGIAHDNNWAYLLTGWGAWFMFEMVVGVILPLIFYTMAVRNSNASLARFAAFMAVFGLALNRLNTALISFNWQLYQELPHWREVVIVVTVYATYIVVYRAVLARMPILYTWKEKK
- the ftsH gene encoding ATP-dependent zinc metalloprotease FtsH is translated as MAKYVRNYLLLMLTAVLAVVGYNIWLVENRPSMLEYSAFLLRLDNNELQGVRLLGQEIIATDSYGQSFSTYAPDVAQLLPRLEAKKVRISAAKPQSASPFWSSTFPVLLLMGGWMFFMLRSQKGGSSGFGKKKVAMAPEKAKGVSFADVAGIPEAKEELVEIVEFLKDSEKITRLGGKIPKGVLLQGPPGTGKTLLAKAIAGEAGVPFFSISGSDFVEMFVGVGASRVRDLFAQAKKSAPCIIFIDEIDAVGRSRGAAGAMGGQDEREQTLNALLVEMDGFESDQTVIIVAATNRPDVLDPALMRPGRFDRQVTIMPPDVKGRRKILEVHSRHVLMDPDVDLQVVAQSTPGFTGAELANLINESALMAARKGKAGIQLSDIEDAKDKILMGAERTGLVISEQQRKVTAYHEAGHAIIAKVLPNTDPVHKITIIPRGQAMGVMQQVPIDDRHAYSKEYLTNRITILLGGRTAEEIIFNEFSTGASNDLQAATDIATRMVCEFGMSERLGPRAFVTPDQGFLGNGSRQRPYSEEIARTIDEEVNRIIAECYQEAIIVLEGRITFLHKLAEVLLLNETIDAEEVDIIVTCPKLTEENKVKTGLSG
- a CDS encoding cytochrome c3 family protein, whose translation is MGGRKKTLLGMAALMLLTAPLAAQSWAADGPGTVELGTLAHHYSPVTFDHAMHTTVAASCAECHHHTTGAAPTDPSCARCHEAGAKAKSVACKDCHSDSRFSAEDLAKIEGNPQRYHKGKPGLKGAYHQKCLGCHTSMGGPTGCQDCHTRNDKGDAFFNSGKYAPAPTAGGGHGGGH
- a CDS encoding 4Fe-4S dicluster domain-containing protein, translated to MKKLNRRSFLKGGLAGGAAIAAVGTSKQAVAGTHNFGGYPDSMGVLVDLTKCVGCRTCEAACNKEQALPTPDKPFDDPSVFEERREGGLPRRTTEKAYTVVQKYDVPGREHPLFRKVQCNHCNEPACLTSCFVNAYKKTPEGAVIYDKTVCVGCRTCMIACPFYIPAYSYSSAINPVVKKCIMCYDTRLKFGRPPACVEACPQEVMTFGKRKDLLKLAHQRISEKPDKYVDQVYGENEVGGTAWLYMSDVPFDKIGYDNHLGTQPIISYVKEFLAMVPMVLTIWPALFTGFHLLSNRKDALKNDDNKS